The DNA window GAACCCTGCGTGCGGTCCTGCAGACCCGGGTCGAGGTCTCGCTGAACCGCGTTCTGGGGAGCAGTATCGTCCTGTCCGTGATCGTCGGAATCATCGTGACGGTCATGGTTCAGTCCAGCTCGATCACCACATCCCTGCTGGTACCGCTGGCCGGTGCCGGCGTGATCACGGCTCGTCAGGCGTTTCCCATTACCGTGGGTGCCAACATCGGCACGACCGTCACCGCGCTCCTGGCATCGATGGCGGTCTCGGGCGAGAACGCCGAGGCCGGAATCATCATCGCGTTGGTCCATCTTGGCTTCAATCTGTCGGGCACGTTCCTGGTGCTACCGTTCCCACGGATCCGCGCGATCCCGGTCCGGTTTTCGACCATGCTGGCGGAATCCGCGGTCCGCTCGAAAAAGTGGCCGATCTTCTATGTCATCATGTTGTTCTATATCTTACCTGCGATCTTCGCGTTCCTGTTCCGGTAGAGGAGGCATCATGCTCCAGGAACTTCTGAGTATCTTCCGTCCCGGAAACCCACTGGCAAAGATGGGCGACGAGTTCGCCGAGATGTTGCAGATCACCTGCGACATGAACATCTCTGCCGGCCGTATTTACTTCAGAGAAGAGACGTCGCCCGAGGCGCGGACCGCCATCTATCGTCAGGACATTCGCGTCAACAAGCTCGAGCGTCATATCCGTAAGCGAGTCGTGGCGCACCTTTCAGTGGGCAACTCCCAGCATCTCCCCTACTGCCTGTTGTTGATGAGCCAGGTCAAGGATGTCGAGCGACTCGGCGACTACGCCAAGAACCTGGCCGAAGTCCCCGATGTCTACAGTGGTGAGATGCCGGAGAACGGACTCCTGAGCGAACTCCAGGAGACACGTACCGAGGTGGAGGCAAGCTTCAAGGCGACGGCGGAGGTCTTCGCCAGCTCGGATCGTGAGCGGGCCATGACGCTGATCCAGCACGGCAAGGATGTTGCCAAACGGGCCGACGGCATGCTCAGTCGGATCGCGCAGGCCGGACACTCCTCCGGACAGACGACCGCCCTGATCCTCGGAACCCGCTACTACAAGCGAATCAGCGGTCACCTTCTCAACGTGTTGTCGAGCGTGGTCATGCCCCTGCACAAGGTGGACTATTACGACGAGAAGGAACTGCCCGGAGTCGAGCCGGGCAACTGAGCCCGGGGAACCCTCCATGCATCGAGCCCGGATCCTGCTGATCGCCCTCTGTGCCGTCGGCGCCGCAGCATCGATGTCATCGGTTCTTGCCGTCGGCCAGGGGAACGATCTGCTTCCGGACATCCCAGCGGGGTCGGTGGGGATGCGACTGGAACTGGTCACGACGATCTCGCCCAACGTCCTGATCGATGTCACGAACGCAGGCGACGGCAGCGGTCGACTCTTCCTGGTCTCACCCGACGGCGTCGTTCGTATCCTGGTGAGCGGCAGCGTCCTGCCGACGCCGTTCCTCAACGACCCGGCCACGCCGACGGATCGAGCGATGTCCTCGATCGCGTTCCACCCCGACTACGCCAACAACGGGTTGCTGTACGCGATCACAGGCGAGGCGACCTCGGGGAGCCCGGACTACGACTCTCCCCAGGACGATGCCGCTTCGGCGTTCGACAACGTGATCTACGAGTATCGGGTTGATTCGGTGGATCCCAACGTCGTCGATCTCTCCAGCAAGCGTGAACTCCTTCGAGTCCATCAGCCGCACCGGGTTCATAATCTGGGCGACCTGACGTTTGGTCACGATGGCTACCTCTACATCTCGTCGGGAGATGGCGGCGACACGCGCCTCGGCACGCCAACGCAGTACAACACGACGGCCCAGCAGACGACCAACCCCTACGGCGCCATCCTTCGCATCGACGTGGACCAGCAACCCGGTGGTGCGGCCTACGGAATCCC is part of the Acidobacteriota bacterium genome and encodes:
- a CDS encoding PQQ-dependent sugar dehydrogenase, which produces MHRARILLIALCAVGAAASMSSVLAVGQGNDLLPDIPAGSVGMRLELVTTISPNVLIDVTNAGDGSGRLFLVSPDGVVRILVSGSVLPTPFLNDPATPTDRAMSSIAFHPDYANNGLLYAITGEATSGSPDYDSPQDDAASAFDNVIYEYRVDSVDPNVVDLSSKRELLRVHQPHRVHNLGDLTFGHDGYLYISSGDGGDTRLGTPTQYNTTAQQTTNPYGAILRIDVDQQPGGAAYGIPTDNPFADGAGGNAPEIYAWGLRNPWRITTDRLTGDLYTGVNGDLTIEQIDRLQLGRNYGWDTKEGSFLWDSLTGAATVDPTPDPQYTAPTAEYDHNHTTVAFGSQIGGFVYRGLAMPEFWGQYIGLDWRAAQMTAMDPTDGAPRPAGAIPCLPRLMGPC